The DNA region AGCGATGTCACTGCTCCCGAAACGGGCTCATGGGCTCGTCGTCGTGGTCGACGACGGCAAGCCGATCGGCACGATCAGCGAGGCCGAGGCCGCCGGCGTGGACCGATTCGCACAGGTCCACGAGGTGATGAACCACGATCTGCTGCTGGTCTCGTCGACCGACTCGCCACGAGCGGTCTTCGACGCCCTGAGCACCAGTCACCTGGCCGTGGCGCTGATCATCGAGGACGACCACTTGCTCGGCGTGATGACGCGCAAGCATGCATTGCGAGCGACTTTGTACAAACCGGCGGTCGACCCGGACGGCAAGCTGATCATCGGCGCCGCAGTGGGTATCAACGGTGACGTGGCCGGCCGGGCCGAGCGGCTGTTGGCAGCGGGGGTTGACGTGCTGGTCGTCGACACCGCTCATGGCCATCAGGAGAAGATGCTGCAGGCATTGACGTCTGTCCGTGAGGTCCGGGACCGACTGACCGCGCTCACCGGACGGTCGATCCCGCTGGCCGCGGGCAACGTCGTCGCCGCAGAAGGTGTCCGCGACCTGGTCGAGGCCGGTGCCGACGTGGTCAAGGTCGGGGTCGGACCTGGCGCGATGTGTACGACAAGGATGATGACCGGGGTCGGTCGGCCCCAGTTCAGCGCCGTCTTGGAGTGCGCCGCCGCAGCTCGCGAACTCGGCCGCTCGGTCTGGGCCGATGGCGGAGTTCGCTATCCCCGCGACGTGGCGCTGGCACTCGCTGCGGGCGCCGGCTCGGTGATGATCGGCTCCTGGTTCGCCGGCACGTACGAGAGCACCGGCAACCTGATGACCGACGCACAGGGTCGTCTCTACAAGGAGTCGTTCGGCATGGCTTCGGCTCGGGCAGTGAAGATGCGGACCAAGAATGCCGGAGCGTTCGACCGAGCCCGGGCCGGACTCTTCGAGGAGGGCATCTCCACCTCACGGATGTACCTGGATCCCGAGCGGCCGAGTGTGGAGGACCTGATCGACTCGATCGTCGCCGGGATCCGCAGCAGCTGCACTTATGCCGGCGCCACCACCTTGGAAGGCTTCCACCGGCTTGCTGTGGTCGGGGTGCAGTCGAACACCGGCTATGACGAGGGCCGGCCGCTGAGCACCTCGTGGTGACGACATCGGCCGCCTGCCGGGCCGCACCACGGCCTTCACCCCATACAACTAAGGTTGAGGCCATGCAGCAGGCCCCGGAGCGCACCGCGGTGATCGTCGACGACGACGCCGATGTGCGCAACCTTCTCGCGGCCATCCTGCAGCAGGCAGGATTCACTTGCATCATCACCTCGAACGGACCCGATGGCATCGAAGCGATCCGCGAGCACCACCCGATCCTCACCACGCTGGACGTCAGCATGCCCGGTATCGACGGTTTCGAGGTGGTCCGACGCATCCGCAGCTTCTCCACCACCTACGTGATCATGGTGTCCGCTCGGGACGAGGAGATCGACACCTTGATGGGGCTCGATGCCGGCGCAGACGACTATCTGACCAAGCCGTTCCGCCCACGTGAACTCCGAGCTCGGATCGAGGCGGTGCTGCGCCGCTTCCACCAGTACGAGAAGCCGTCTGAGGTCAGCTACAGTTCCTCGGCCTCCGGTGTCGCCACACGGGCTCCTGTGGCCCTGGCAACTGGCGGCTCGCCCGGCCCGGGACTGGACGAGACCAGCGACGGCTGGCTGGATCACAACGGGCTACGCATCCATCCGGAGATGTGGCAGTGTGAGCTGGACGGTCGGCCCATCGATCTCACCCGAAGCGAGTTCGAACTGTTGTTGGCGTTGGTGGAGGGGCGACGACGGGTGATCAGCAAGAAAGAGCTCGCGCTCAGACTCCGGGGTGGACCTACCGGAGAGTACGCTCTCGACGCCGATCGTCGCGCGGTCGAGGTCCATCTGGCCAATCTTCGGCGCAAGCTGAGTGACCCGGTGAACTCGCCACGTTTCATCGAGACTGTCCGTGGGGTGGGCTATCGACTCACCCACTCTCTGCGCACTTGACGGCCGACGAGCCCCGGCGCTCCGGACTCACAGCGTAGAAGGATCTCGGGCCAAGCAACTCCTGCCTGGCCTTTGCCACCTCGGGGGTGGATCAGAGAGGAATCGGCGGGTGCACCAGGCCGACCCGACAACCGACCGCGTCATCAGCAGTGTCCTGCGCTATGTCGACTATCGGCTCCGAACCGACGACGTCCCACTGGACGGCCAGGTCCGCAGCCGTGCCGAACTGGACTCGTGTCTGGGAGGTGTGATCCGCGAGCAAGGCCGTGACCCCGATGAGGTGCTCGATCTCTACACCTCGGTCATCGCACCAACCGTGCTCTCCGCAGACAGCACGCGCTTCCTCGGCTTCATCCCGGCCGCACCGACGAAGGCCAGTCTGGCGTTCGACGCCCTTGCCTCGTCCGCATCACTGCAGGGGATCTCCTGGACGGAGGCGTCCGGCATCATCGCAGCGGAGAATTCGGTTCTCCGGATCATCGCTGACGAGGCAGGGCTGCCACCCAGCGCCGGCGGCTGCTTCGTGTCGGGTGGCTCGGCCGGCAATCTGTCGGCGTTGGCGGTGGCTCGCGAGGTGGCGAAGTCGAAAGCCGGCGACAGCAGCGATGGCCGGCGAAGGACCTGGCGGGTCGTCGTGGGCCAGTCCGCGCATTCCTCCATCCTCAGCACTCTCAGGCTCCTGGAGATGGAGCCATTGGTCGTGCACACTCCCCACCACCGCCTGACAGCCGAGGCCCTGGCAAGCGCCCTGGCCCAGGAGACCGATCTCAGCACCGTGGCCGCAGTCGTGGCGACGGCCGGCAGCGCAAACGCCGGGATGATCGACGACCTCGCCGGAATCGCCGACTTGGCACAAGAGTTCGGCTTCTGGCTGCATGTCGACGGCGCTTACGGCGGCGCGGGGATCTTCGCGCCGAGCCTGCGCCCCCGATTTCGGGGTCTCGAACGTGCGGACTCCTTCATCGTCGACCCGCATAAGTGGATGTTTGCCCCATTTGACTCCTGCGCGTTGCTATACCGTACGCCGGCGACTGCCCGCACCGTCCACGCGCAGCGGGCGCCCTACTTGGAGGTGCTGCACGCCAACGGGGAGTGGAACCCTTCCGACTACGCCTACCATCTGACGCGGCGGGCGCGCGGTCTCCCGCTGTGGTTCTCCATGGCCGTACACGGGGTGGGCGCCTATCGGGAAGCGATCGAGGCGTCCTTGTGCCTCGCCGAGGCAACCGCCGACATCATCAAAGACACGGCTGGTCTCGAACTGGTCTGCGACCCCGATCTCGGCGTGGTGCTCTTTCGCCGGCTGGGCTGGTCCACCGCTGACTATCACGACTGGTCGGCGGCACTCCTCACCGATCAGATCGCGTTCGCCCCACCGACCACTTGGCACGGCGAAACCGTTGCTCGGCTGGCTTTCCTCCACCCGAACACCTCGATGGACATCGTCAAGACCATCCTCGCCCGGATGTGGTGAGCATGGTCAGCCCTCGCCTTGTCCCAGCCATCGATACCGATCCGAACCTTCTTCTCCCATCAAGGTCCATCCCCCCGCACCCCAACCCCCTACACCTTGGAGCCAATCCCTCGATGCGTACGATCATGATGCCGATCCTGCCTCTCGACACCATCGATGACCTCTATCCCCGGTACGCCGCTGCCTGGGAGTCGCTTTTGCCCAAAGCCGCTGCGCGGCACCGGCTGAGCGCCGAGGAGTTCCGTCACGAGATGCTCGACCCCCGGCTGGAGAAGTACGTGGTCCTCGACACCGACGATCGCGTCGTCGCCATGACCACGATGACGACCGATCTCGATGCCATCCCGTGGATCAATCCGGACTTCTATCAGCAGCGCTATCCCGACGAGTGCGCCAACGGCACGATGTTCTATCTGGGCTACAGCTTCGTCGACATCGAGCATCGACGTACCCGTGCCTTCGCCATGATGACGGAGGCCGTCGACGAGCGAGTCTCCTCCGTGCACGGTGTGATCGGGCTCGACATGTGCGGATTCGCCATGGAGCACGGCATCGGCCGGCGCCTTCAGCGGCTGTTCCCCAGCAGCCGAGAGGTCGTCCGCGGTGACACGCAGACCTACCTGATCGCCGACTACCGGACATCGCAACGCTCGAACGACTGCTATGCCCTCACCTCTCTCGCTGAGCGCCCCGATCTCCTCGACGACGTCCGCATGCTGCTCAGCAAGCAGTGGCCGGCCTACACTCTGATCGGCAACGCAGGTCACGGGGTGGACCTGGACGGGCTGCTGCTCGGCCTTGCCGAGAGCCAACTGCTGCTGGTGGACGAGCAGGAGGCACTAGCCGGCGTGGGCTTCTCGGTGCCGCTGCAGTGGGACGGCACCGTCGACGATCTGCCGGGAGGCTGGGACGACGCGATCGTGGCCAGCGAGCGATTGCAGCGCATCGGCGGCCGACTCGACACGGTCTGTGTGTTGTCGATCACGGTCGCACCACATTTGACCGGCCGCGGCCTTGCTGAGCGGCTTATCGGTGCCTTCAAGGAGCGGGCGAGCGGCATGGGAGCGCACGCCGTAATCATTCCGGTTCGTCCCAGCCAGAAGTCGCGCTATCCGTTGATCTCGATGACGGAATACCTGAGCTGGACCCGGGCCGACGCTCAGTCCTTCGATCGGTGGCTGCGGGTGCACCTGCGTCTTGGTGCGACCGTCCTTGCCATTGCCCCCGAGTCCATGGTCGTCACCGGCACGATCGCACAGTGGGAAGGTTGGTTGGGCATGCCGCTGCCCGGCAACGGCGAGTTCGTGATCGACGGTGGATTGGTGCCGCTCCTGGTCGACCGGACGGCCGACCAGGGGCGATATGTCGAGCCGAACGTGTGGGTCAGCTACCAGACCGCTCGCTGAGCGGACTCTCGACAGCGTCGCAGAGCAGCGGCGGGCCGAGCGTGGACAGCGCTCGAACAGCGGCATCCATCTCGGCCAACAGATCGTCGACCGCTGCTGCGCTCAGCGACGCACCGGATCGAGTCCGCTGCTCGATCCCGGCTGCATGATGCATGACTCGCTGTGCCCCGATCGTGCCCGAAGACCCCTTCAGCTCGTGGGTGATCGCGACCATGGCCTCCCGATCGTCGGTGGCGACGGCATCCCTCAGCGCCTCGACCCAGTCTGAACTGCGACGCACGTAGGAGGCGACCATCGACTCGACCAGCCGGGTGCCGTCGGCCGTGACCAACTCGGTCAGATCCATCAGTCTGCTGAGATCCAGAACATCGTCGTCCGGCTCCTCCGCCGGTTCCGGCGCCGTGGTCAGCGGTACGTCATGCAGTCCCTGCGCAGGTGGCAGTTCGACCAAAGTCGACCGCAGCGAGGCCGTGTCCAGTGGACAGAAGAGCAGGCTACTGACGTCAACGGCAAGGTAACGCTCTCGGTCCTCGGCCGTGGCGTTACAGACGACTGCCGCGATCGGTATCTCACGACCCGCGCCCTGCGTGCGCCGGATGGCACGGGCAACGTCGAGACTCTCCTCGACCTCGAGATCGATCAGCACAGCTCTGACGGCCGTGCCTGCGAGCACCTCCAGTGCCTCCTCACCATCGGCGACACTCCGGATCTCGAAACCGAGGCTCGCGAGGAACCGGCCGGTGAGGATCCTTCGGGCAGGGTCTTCGCCGACAACCAAGACGGGGTCACTCCCCCCGGGCTCGTGCGGGGACCCCGACTCCCCTTGATGTGCACGGCGACGAAGTAGTTCCTTCTCCCGCGGAGCCATCAAACGGATCAGCCGATCGAAGAGGTCCCCGTTCCGCACTGGCTTGGGCAACCACTGGCTGATCCCCGCCTCACGCATGGCCTCCGGGCCGGGATACAAACCCGAGGTCAGCATGATCATCGGGAGCCCCCGCAGGATCGGGTCCATCGTCACTCGGCGTGCCAGCTCCAGGCCGTCGACCTCGGGCATATGGGCGTCCAGGGCGGCCAGATCGTACGGTCGCCCCTCGATCGCGGCGCTACGCAGCAGTTGAAAGGCCTCCTGTGCACCATCGACGATCTCGGGCTCCATCGACCAAGATCTCAGCTGCGTCTCGAGCAGGGTTCCGTTGGTGGAGTTGTCGTCGACGACCAGAACGCGCAGACCGGCCAGCAGGTCGTGGCTCACCGACCTGGCAGTCGGCTCGGCCCGCGTCGCTGTCCGCAGGCCCAACTCGACGATGAACCGGCTGCCCACACCGACCTCGCTCTCCAAGGTGATCGTGCCTCCCATCACCTCCACCAGCCTTCGGGAGATCGCCAGCCCGAGCCCGGTGCCGCCGAAGCGGCGGGTCGTCGATGCATCGGCCTGAGAGAACGACTCGAACAATCGGCCACGATGCTCCTCCGCGATGCCGATGCCGGTATCGATCACTTCCAGTCGCAACCGGCAGCGATCACGATCCACACCCACCACGGCCACCTTGATGATCACCTCGCCTTCCTGGGTGAACTTCACCGCGTTCGAGGCGAGATTGAGCAGAACCTGGCGAATCCGACCGGCATCGCCATGCAGTGCCTCGGGCACGTCCGGCAGGCAGTAGGCGATCAGCTCCAGCCCCTTGGTCGTAGCAGTGGGGGCCATCAAAGCGCCGACCTCTTCGACGACGTGGCGCAGGCTGAAGTCCGATTGCTCGAGCACGACCTTGCCGGCCTCCAGCTTCGAGAAGTCCAAGATGTCGTCGATGACACTGAGCAGTGCATCACCTCCGCTTTGCACGCCCTCGGTGTAGAGCCGCTGTGTCGGGTCCAGTTCGGTCTCCAACAGCAGTGCGGTCAAGCCGATCACGGCGTTCATGGGCGTCCGGATCTCGTGACTCATGGTCGCCAGGAACTCCGACTTCAACCGTGCCGTGGTCAGCGCCTCCTCACGAGCCCGTTCGAGAGCCTCGGCCTCGCGACGCCGGCTGGTGATGTCCTGGGCAAAGATCGAGATTCCTTCCACACGTTCGCCGCCGACGATGGGTGAGACGGTCAACGCGATCGGGACGACACTGCCATCCGGGCGGGACCAGTCGATCTCGTACCCGTCCATCCGTTCGCCGCGGACGGCCCTGGCAAGCAGTGTCTTGGCATCGACCCCGGCATCCGCGAGCAGGAAGTCGGGAGATCGTCCGATCACGTGATCG from Microlunatus phosphovorus NM-1 includes:
- a CDS encoding GuaB1 family IMP dehydrogenase-related protein; this translates as MRFLNTAPEYDLTYSDVFMVPGRSAVTSRLDVDLRSTDGVGTTLPLVVANMTAVSGRRMAETVARRGGVAIIPQDIPTEVVADVVARVKASHTVFDTPVRVTPHTTVGEAMSLLPKRAHGLVVVVDDGKPIGTISEAEAAGVDRFAQVHEVMNHDLLLVSSTDSPRAVFDALSTSHLAVALIIEDDHLLGVMTRKHALRATLYKPAVDPDGKLIIGAAVGINGDVAGRAERLLAAGVDVLVVDTAHGHQEKMLQALTSVREVRDRLTALTGRSIPLAAGNVVAAEGVRDLVEAGADVVKVGVGPGAMCTTRMMTGVGRPQFSAVLECAAAARELGRSVWADGGVRYPRDVALALAAGAGSVMIGSWFAGTYESTGNLMTDAQGRLYKESFGMASARAVKMRTKNAGAFDRARAGLFEEGISTSRMYLDPERPSVEDLIDSIVAGIRSSCTYAGATTLEGFHRLAVVGVQSNTGYDEGRPLSTSW
- a CDS encoding response regulator transcription factor; amino-acid sequence: MTTSAACRAAPRPSPHTTKVEAMQQAPERTAVIVDDDADVRNLLAAILQQAGFTCIITSNGPDGIEAIREHHPILTTLDVSMPGIDGFEVVRRIRSFSTTYVIMVSARDEEIDTLMGLDAGADDYLTKPFRPRELRARIEAVLRRFHQYEKPSEVSYSSSASGVATRAPVALATGGSPGPGLDETSDGWLDHNGLRIHPEMWQCELDGRPIDLTRSEFELLLALVEGRRRVISKKELALRLRGGPTGEYALDADRRAVEVHLANLRRKLSDPVNSPRFIETVRGVGYRLTHSLRT
- a CDS encoding pyridoxal phosphate-dependent decarboxylase family protein; the encoded protein is MHQADPTTDRVISSVLRYVDYRLRTDDVPLDGQVRSRAELDSCLGGVIREQGRDPDEVLDLYTSVIAPTVLSADSTRFLGFIPAAPTKASLAFDALASSASLQGISWTEASGIIAAENSVLRIIADEAGLPPSAGGCFVSGGSAGNLSALAVAREVAKSKAGDSSDGRRRTWRVVVGQSAHSSILSTLRLLEMEPLVVHTPHHRLTAEALASALAQETDLSTVAAVVATAGSANAGMIDDLAGIADLAQEFGFWLHVDGAYGGAGIFAPSLRPRFRGLERADSFIVDPHKWMFAPFDSCALLYRTPATARTVHAQRAPYLEVLHANGEWNPSDYAYHLTRRARGLPLWFSMAVHGVGAYREAIEASLCLAEATADIIKDTAGLELVCDPDLGVVLFRRLGWSTADYHDWSAALLTDQIAFAPPTTWHGETVARLAFLHPNTSMDIVKTILARMW
- a CDS encoding GNAT family protein — encoded protein: MRTIMMPILPLDTIDDLYPRYAAAWESLLPKAAARHRLSAEEFRHEMLDPRLEKYVVLDTDDRVVAMTTMTTDLDAIPWINPDFYQQRYPDECANGTMFYLGYSFVDIEHRRTRAFAMMTEAVDERVSSVHGVIGLDMCGFAMEHGIGRRLQRLFPSSREVVRGDTQTYLIADYRTSQRSNDCYALTSLAERPDLLDDVRMLLSKQWPAYTLIGNAGHGVDLDGLLLGLAESQLLLVDEQEALAGVGFSVPLQWDGTVDDLPGGWDDAIVASERLQRIGGRLDTVCVLSITVAPHLTGRGLAERLIGAFKERASGMGAHAVIIPVRPSQKSRYPLISMTEYLSWTRADAQSFDRWLRVHLRLGATVLAIAPESMVVTGTIAQWEGWLGMPLPGNGEFVIDGGLVPLLVDRTADQGRYVEPNVWVSYQTAR
- a CDS encoding hybrid sensor histidine kinase/response regulator → MPRSRQTVDPSVTAHQNHFPDRARRLLIAFGIGWALAVLLVALLLARRDPASIQAQVIGSVSILAALIFACVCCVLAVRRRTAARLAWIFMAVGMGLGGLGQVGWVLTALSNTESSPSAIADTLSFLGYMVPSVLAVLAFPRRSELLISRFRQLLDALVITIGVLLISEATVLGAVLRNADFGTLDSWLHLAYLVSDVAICALVLGFGMRQLPGDRLTWFFLGSGLLIIAVSDSVYVWLMAHGVEFATATPLAAGWMAGPALIGLATFIPMSGWHSRGRDYTLLLQLLPYLPFAGALVLLGIGVGDRDPYFLTTAGLLLVVVTGRQVMIVYENVSLTRDLEAKVARRTSELAALGSIVTSSTDAIVGVSLDSRITSWNPSAARLYGYPLDHVIGRSPDFLLADAGVDAKTLLARAVRGERMDGYEIDWSRPDGSVVPIALTVSPIVGGERVEGISIFAQDITSRRREAEALERAREEALTTARLKSEFLATMSHEIRTPMNAVIGLTALLLETELDPTQRLYTEGVQSGGDALLSVIDDILDFSKLEAGKVVLEQSDFSLRHVVEEVGALMAPTATTKGLELIAYCLPDVPEALHGDAGRIRQVLLNLASNAVKFTQEGEVIIKVAVVGVDRDRCRLRLEVIDTGIGIAEEHRGRLFESFSQADASTTRRFGGTGLGLAISRRLVEVMGGTITLESEVGVGSRFIVELGLRTATRAEPTARSVSHDLLAGLRVLVVDDNSTNGTLLETQLRSWSMEPEIVDGAQEAFQLLRSAAIEGRPYDLAALDAHMPEVDGLELARRVTMDPILRGLPMIMLTSGLYPGPEAMREAGISQWLPKPVRNGDLFDRLIRLMAPREKELLRRRAHQGESGSPHEPGGSDPVLVVGEDPARRILTGRFLASLGFEIRSVADGEEALEVLAGTAVRAVLIDLEVEESLDVARAIRRTQGAGREIPIAAVVCNATAEDRERYLAVDVSSLLFCPLDTASLRSTLVELPPAQGLHDVPLTTAPEPAEEPDDDVLDLSRLMDLTELVTADGTRLVESMVASYVRRSSDWVEALRDAVATDDREAMVAITHELKGSSGTIGAQRVMHHAAGIEQRTRSGASLSAAAVDDLLAEMDAAVRALSTLGPPLLCDAVESPLSERSGS